Proteins encoded within one genomic window of Humulus lupulus chromosome 1, drHumLupu1.1, whole genome shotgun sequence:
- the LOC133819249 gene encoding uncharacterized protein LOC133819249 → MGERKYQCPEVVQRTNETIEKIRDRMLAYQSRQKSYANPKRRDIEFQIGDYVFLRVSPLRGVKWFGNKAKLKPMFVGAFEILERIGQVAYRLDLPSALSGFHNVFHILMLQKYISDVTHVLSNDDLELHIGLSYEERQVQILDRKNKVRLN, encoded by the exons atgggtgagaggaaatatcagTGTCCTGAAgtagttcagaggactaatgagactattgagaagattagagatcGGATGCTCGCTtatcagagtagacagaagagctacgctaatcctaagcgtagagacataGAGTTCCAGATTGGGGACTATGTCTTCCTCCGTGTTTcgcctttgagaggagtgaagtggtttgggaaTAAGGCCAAGTTGAAACCTATGTTTGTGGGagcttttgagatcctggagaggattggacaaGTTGCCTACAGGTTGGATTTACCTTCGGCATTGTCAGGatttcataatgtattccatattttgaTGCTTCAGAAATATATATCAGATGTAACTCATGTTTTGAGTAATGATGATCTGGAGCTACATATAggtttgtcatatgaggagcgacAAGTTCAAATCttggatagaaagaacaag GTAAGACTCAATTGA